The sequence below is a genomic window from Corythoichthys intestinalis isolate RoL2023-P3 chromosome 12, ASM3026506v1, whole genome shotgun sequence.
AGAGACGTAGGCACAAGATCGACGTCAGCGGTGGCCGGAGACGTGGTGGCGGCGGCGAGAAAACCAGGACCGGACACAATGTGGTCGGAATGAAGCACCAGAGCTAAAGTGTGCAGGAGTGGTGCTGGAGGTGAGACGGAAATGTCTGCGTTGGGAAGAACCAGAGCTGGAGTGAGCTGTGGTGGCACAGGCATCAGGACGGTAGCATGACTGCGAGGAACCGGGGTGGAAGCGCCGCCATCGTCGTCGGGAACCTCGGGCAGTTGGGCTTTCATGATAGGCACCTTGGGCGTCTCTGAAGTTGTTAATGTGTACAACGGTTCAAAGAGCCTGAGAACTGCGCCTTGAGCCCCGTATACTTGTCCTTCTTCGGGTGAAAGACATTGAGGCACTGAGCTTTGACCGCGCCGAGCGCAGACACCATGTAGTAGAAGCGGATGGTATCGTCGGAAATACCACAGAGGGCGAACTGCGGCCTCTGCACGCGCAAATCACGCGGCTGCAGCAGACTCAGAAAACATCGGCAGCTTGAGAAAGCCAATGTCCGCCATTTCGTACAAAGTTCTTACTAAGCCTCGTAGACTTTGGCGAGGCAGACGTCCAGGTCACCACTGTAGCAGATGGTGTGGGTGAGTCTGAGTCAGGATGTCGCATATCGGCCGCTCGTGTCTCTATTCCCTCTGACCTGGAAACCAcgcgcatacctgtcaagtttcggtttcggcgtaatttgtacaagtgagcgctgatttttaaatgtgtacgccgtacattcaaaatctgtacgttttttgtacattatgtttttttctacgttcggattttgtcactgtttcgTCAACGAGacgatgtgcgttactatgcattactacgttggttgactgacgcgagaaaagtcagagacacggagaaagaagagtgtttgttgtgacgctgtagcaaacgcgatgctaggctagatggctccaatattttctgactgtagccgacagcctacaatttaCGCCtaaatatcacatgcatatggaactacatgcgaaatgacagactctgtggcgttagtaaacagccaccatcttaaagcagtagacttctcagaaaggctctgttgtagtgaaccttcctagtgaacctaagtaactttttatctaaaatactcgtaaatcggcaaaatcttgacttgaatctatctttaaatgatgaaacagttttaaaactttcacatgtcaaaagtagacagaagggaaccaaTGCATaaacgggaacaattttaacaactttaacagttgattcacaacattaaatgacttccaaacatagcaaaggttacaatgttttttgtttttctgtttttgtttttttgggggggaaaaaatggggaaaaaaaaaaacacgaatggtaacaccagttactttgccaagcaactaattactcttaccttcaggtaactgagttactaactcaattgctttttgggagaagtaatttgtaactgttattaattactatttaaaagtaagattaacaacactggtcataaagatgaagtctgcagaatgaaaagtgacgaaagcagagattttattctgccaatttgttgccgaacacaatttgcctgcaactattgctgatcacttctcagaattagcaaaagaaatgttccctgacacaaagattgcatcggtaagttaatttaatcaattgacctttttaattcataattggaCACGCTaaagaactaccttcaagtcaaactgaattgcgagctatagtgccatgaagtgtggccatcaagacatgatagaaattgccaaaagtgctacatacaaatataacaaaagtcactgttaaattttagtaatcatgatgtagctgaagatattgattgttctttgattgcaccaggttatatgttacaatattacttataaattcatattatttaaaaaattgagttttatttttgtttcatattgcatgctatacagggtgacccaaaaaaaagtttacactcagttgactgcttgtttaaaagccattgaaacatatctaaataggttgtcatggttaagtgatacattaaggtcactcaatgcagctggtaatctctcgtctctacaattcctgtgcttctgctgaaaatgaagaaaactttagctgtacctgaattgctgcgtgctggtctgacacctactgagattgcagcaaatctgagaatatccagatgtgcagtctacaaagttaagaagaagctgaaagatactggaacagcctcacgaaaacctgggtctggaagtgaagatctgtgcggaccaaaaagttgattgacaaggggatatgtggccaccccagactccagatctcaatcccctggattatagcatatgggcaactgtggaggacagtgcctgtaagaagccacaaacttctgtggcagccttggagaggtccattgttagatcttgggaaaagatgacagcatcctacataaagaagacctgtcaagcgttccgcaggcgcctggaggctgttgtgacacttaagggaggacacattgaaaaatagagtgtactgtacatgttctttacaataatgtataatttgtgattaaattctaattctaagatgaataatcatggcatttaagttgtattatggcagtgtaaacttttttttttgggtcactctgTATacattgtaagattagtcaccaatttgtaagggcataggtcactatttgtaagattgctaacggcctcgggttgacaggtatgcacgcGTCAAAGACTTTCCCTCCGGAACACAATATCCCCCACCTTCCATGGGTGAATTATGTAGAGAGgatgtagtggtcactacaacaTCGATATtcatgcttttgtttttgttgctttttggGACAAAAAGATTATGAAGGCTCAAACTTGAATGGCAGCAATGGGAAGAAACCAAAACCGGATAAGAGTGAGGAGCTCCAGGGCATGTGAGGACATACAGTAGCTtcctttttctattttttttttttttagtctctggTAAAGTGTCTGGTTCTGGGCATAGAGCCCTTTGAGCCActccttttgtgtgtgtgtgtgcgcatgtgCTTTTGTGCATGTAATCTGAATGTTGAGTGCAGTGAGACGCTCTACTCTCAGTTCCTTTAGAAACTAGTTTTAGGGGCCTCTCTACTAGTTATGGCTCACCGTCTGTTTGAAGGCAAAGAACATGCTGCCTCATATTGGAAGTATAGGATTTCTCCTTCAGATCACCTGATTCAACATGTGATAAATTTTGTGCAAAAACAGGTAGGAGCCTATATTTAAaacctttattttatttttattttttttgctagtaAAATATTTACACGTGTGAATGACTTATGGAATAGAAGTAATAACCGAGTCAGCATGTGATGACTGGTTGTAacagaaatatatacatttGAACTATAATCACCTTAGGTTTCAGGAGAACAAATACGAACAGAATCAAATAAACACGACCAATGCATGTGAATGTCTTGTCTATGCTATGTCTTGTATATGCTAATTTATCTGGCTGTGGTAATACTGCAAGTGCACAGTAGCATAAAGTTCAAAGTACACAGAAACCCACAATCATTGATAACTTATGAGGTGCTTAATAAGGTATGTAGAAATGCAGTGATTTCACTCAGAATGAGTCTATTCCATTGAAAAGCTAGCATCGGCCAAAGTTTTATAAGGTGATCCAATTATGGCTAATTTCAAATTTAAGTACAATGATGATTTATTGCTACCAAAGGTGGCGTGAACAGGACAAACATTAAACAACATGGCCTTGTTAACAAGTGGTTTACCGTGTATGTACAACACTACTTCATACTGAGGTCTTTGGAATACGTATGTTGATAGTTTATGCAATTTTATGTGGGAGTGATGGCCAACCAACATTATTTTGTCAGAGAACTGGGCCCTTATCAGTGGCTTTGGATGTTGGATGTGGCTCGGGTCAAGGCACGGTGCTGCTAGCCAAGCACTTTGAGTCTGTGGTGGGCACTGATGTGAGCCCTGCCCAGCTGGAGGTGGCGCTGCAGCATGCTAAAAAGCCAAACGTCACATATAGGTAGGTGAGCCGCAACTTACTGAGTATTCAAATTTTGGTTTTATAGGTCAGACTGTTTGTCACGTTTAACAGCTCTATTTTAATTCACCAGGTATTGATTGTTTCTCAGGATAGGACTCTTTTGCTGCTGAGGAACACGTCTTGATGGATATATAGTTGACTAAGCAGTACCCTGTATGTTAAatgtgttttctgtttttttgcaaCTTAGACAGTGCATGGCGGAGGAGCTGCCATTCGCTGACAGCTCAATGGACCTGATAACAGCCATGTCGGCCTTCCACTGGTTTGACAGACCTCGCTTTCTTCAGGAGGTCTACAGGGTCCTGAAGCCTCGTGGCTGTGTGGCGCTTCTCAATTACACCATGGACATGGAACTGGAATATCCGGACTGCTCCCTGGACTCGCTCAACCAAGTGTGCAAAGAGGTGCTCACAAATGTTTAATCAGTTGGTCTATCTCAAAGGTATAGCCTGTTACTATGGCGACCAGGAGCTAGGCATCATAACCAGGGGTCGACTGGAATCAAAAAATGGCCCTGGCATTtcttgtgtgtgggtgtgtatcATATTTCAAATACTAAATGTTCACACAAAATCACAGCTAAATCTTCAAACCTGAATGATTGCTGCATCTGGTCCCTGCTGTGATCCAAATAAGGTACCCacaatttgaaaatgaaaatgggggggggggggctgtctAAAAAGCTCAGTCGGTGCCGCATTTTAGTTTAATATAGCATACTAAAATGGAAAAATTCGAGAAAACATGTACAATTTAGTAcaagtataaaaaataaacctACTTCAACATCAATGGCCTTAAACAAAACCTACAGTGCACATTAATATTCTTAATATAAATAGTCTACAATCCTTTAGCTTTGCGCATGCCCTCCCTGTGTCACTCACTTATGGGTTGGGACCCAAAAATTAAAGAGTTGTAACTTGTCTTTAAAATAAACGTAGGTTCAAATAAATACCTAAAATGGTATACTTTTTCAGGGgtttgtatacagtggggaaaataaatatttagtcaaccactaattgttcaagttctcccacttgaaaatattagggaggcctgtaattgtcaacatgggtaaacctctaccatgagagacagaatgtggggggaaaaaacggaaaatcacattgtttgatttttaaagactttattttcaaatcatggtggaaaataaatatttggtcaacaccaaaagttcatctcagtaatttgttatgtaccctttgttcgcaataacagaggccaaatgttttctgtaactcttcacaagcttttcacacactgttgctggtattttggcccattcctccatgcagatcttctctagagcagtgatgttttggggctgtcgttgggcaacacggactttcaactccctccacagattttctatggggttgagatctggagactggctaggccactccaggaccttgaaatgtttcttgcaaagccactcctttgttgccctggctgtgtgtttgggatcattgtcatgctgaaagacccagctacgtttcatcttcaatgcccttgctgatggatgatgtttccacctccatgcttcacagtgggtatggtgttcttcggatgcaattcagtactctttctcctccaaacacaagaacctgtgtttctaccaaaaagttctattttggtttcatctgaccataacacattctcccagtcctcttctggatcattcaaatgctctctagcgaaccgcagacgggcctggacgtgtactggcttcagcagggggacacgtctggcagtgcaggatttgagtccctggcggcgcattgtgttactgatagtagcctttgttactgtggtcccagctctctgtaggtcattcactcggtccccctgtgtggttctgggatttttgctcaccgttcttgttatcattttgacaccacggggtgagatcttgcatggagccccagatcgagggagattatcagtggtcttgtatgtcttccacttTCTAATAAGTGTTGATTTCAGttgacagttgatttctttacaccaagtgttttacctattgcagatcagtcttctcagcctggtgcaggtctacaattttgtctctggtgtcattcgacagctctttggtcttggccatagtggagtttggagtgtgactgactgagggttgtggacaggtgtcttttataccgataatgagttaaaacaggtgccattaatacaggtaacgagtggagcctcgttagacctcgttagaagaagttagacctctttgacagccagaaatcttgcttgtttgtaggtgaccaaatacttatttataactctaatttggaaataaattctttaaaaatcaaacaatgtgattttgtgcttttttccaacattctgtctcttatggttgaggttaaaaaaaaataaataaataaaaaataaaaaaaagaaagaaaaatctcAATCTGAAGAGTTATAACGAGGAACTGCTTGAGGTATGTCAATTTGCATTTCAAggctttatgaaaaaaaattctggtttaatcttttctttttaatcatcaaaataaaacaacttttacttgataTTCTAATTATTCAAGCAGTAGTGTAAACCGTTGATAACAAATTATGCATTTATGACATAAAATTACAAACCAAATTCAAAGAGATATAATGattaaactcaccaaaatggctGTCTCCCAAAGCACTGTGCATTTTACGGGGGTTCACGCCAGGCAAGTCATAGTGGCATATTTTGGATTAAAATGCCAAGGTTACACTTTGCCTGAGAACGTGGATTTCACCCTGATCCTCTGTGTCTTTGTGCCCAAAAATAGTGAGCTTCAGGTGGCCAAAACAGAAGTGCCTGTAACCTTCACGGAGGCAGTGCTCAAAAACctttacattcgttcattctaCACGTTCAGTCAGTTTGTCTGTGCATTGCAGctcaataaataacaataaatgccACTGTCCAGAGTGACACATTTTGGGCTAAAAAATTTTTGCCTGACACACCCCGATCCTCCGTGTGCTTCTGCCCACCGATAATGCGTCTCGGGCGG
It includes:
- the LOC130927217 gene encoding putative methyltransferase DDB_G0268948, translated to MAHRLFEGKEHAASYWKYRISPSDHLIQHVINFVQKQRTGPLSVALDVGCGSGQGTVLLAKHFESVVGTDVSPAQLEVALQHAKKPNVTYRQCMAEELPFADSSMDLITAMSAFHWFDRPRFLQEVYRVLKPRGCVALLNYTMDMELEYPDCSLDSLNQVCKEFYAALIPYRNPCLGPRSIDLYREAYNSIPYTKKEWNEGVWVKRPMPLSSYMGMVESFSSYQAMLREDPQKAAKLSQDICERLMSIMKVTSAETEVVMGVKYFYVLACKNGPDDV